Proteins from a genomic interval of Clostridium sp. 'deep sea':
- a CDS encoding amidohydrolase, which yields MLLIKNAKLYPVTGDVIDNGQMLVDDSGKIAAIGTTVNAPANVNVVDLNGKTVLPGLIDIHSHVGVWGDGEGPAGYDGNEKPAAVNPKVSALDAANPRQISFKGAQEGGITTVQILPGSGNPIGGLGFACKTEGTIIDNMVIKNPTGLKGALGENPKRFHGQSLKHAPSTRMGTAGLIREYFEEVKAYMVKKNKAEAEDTAFDKNMHYEPGVMVMKGEIPFRVHAHRHDDIVTVVRLCEELGVKYTIEHCTDGHLIADYLAEHKVVACVGPGLSGASKVETANFTDANPAILHKAGVKVCLMTDHPFLNCRHFLVYGAVSSKYGISLNDTLKMMTINPAEQLGIEDRVGSLEVGKDADFIVLGGHPFAHTTAIEATYIEGKKVWETPIY from the coding sequence ATGTTATTAATTAAAAACGCTAAATTATATCCCGTAACAGGTGATGTTATAGATAATGGTCAAATGTTAGTTGATGATAGTGGTAAAATTGCCGCTATTGGTACAACAGTCAATGCCCCAGCCAATGTTAACGTAGTAGATTTAAATGGTAAAACAGTTTTACCAGGTTTAATAGATATTCACTCTCACGTAGGTGTATGGGGAGATGGTGAAGGCCCTGCTGGTTATGATGGAAACGAAAAACCTGCAGCTGTTAACCCTAAGGTTAGTGCCCTTGATGCTGCAAATCCACGTCAAATAAGCTTTAAAGGTGCCCAAGAGGGTGGTATTACAACTGTTCAAATATTACCTGGTTCTGGTAACCCTATTGGTGGTTTAGGTTTTGCTTGTAAAACTGAAGGCACCATTATAGATAATATGGTTATAAAAAATCCTACCGGATTAAAGGGTGCTTTAGGAGAAAATCCTAAACGTTTTCACGGTCAAAGCTTAAAACATGCTCCATCAACTCGTATGGGAACTGCTGGTTTAATTCGTGAATACTTCGAAGAAGTAAAGGCCTATATGGTTAAAAAGAATAAAGCAGAGGCCGAAGATACAGCCTTTGATAAAAACATGCACTATGAACCAGGCGTTATGGTAATGAAAGGTGAAATTCCATTTAGAGTTCACGCCCATCGTCATGATGACATAGTAACAGTAGTGCGTTTATGTGAAGAATTAGGTGTTAAATATACTATTGAGCACTGTACAGATGGTCACTTAATTGCCGACTATTTAGCTGAACATAAGGTTGTAGCCTGTGTAGGACCTGGTCTAAGCGGTGCAAGCAAAGTTGAAACAGCTAATTTTACAGATGCTAACCCAGCTATTTTGCATAAGGCCGGAGTAAAGGTTTGTTTAATGACCGATCATCCGTTTTTGAACTGCCGTCATTTCTTAGTTTACGGTGCGGTTTCATCAAAGTATGGTATTAGTTTAAACGATACCTTAAAAATGATGACCATAAACCCAGCAGAACAGCTAGGAATTGAAGATAGAGTAGGTTCTTTAGAGGTTGGTAAGGACGCTGACTTTATTGTTTTAGGTGGACACCCATTTGCCCACACAACTGCAATTGAAGCAACTTATATCGAAGGTAAAAAAGTTTGGGAAACCCCTATATATTAA
- a CDS encoding ABC transporter permease, with product MKFLEGFKISLSAIWAHKMRSFLTMLGIIIGISSVITVVSMGQGSRKSIEGNFEDFGVNRVIIYLNGRTEDVTNKDRLTEEDIKALQKNFSETTVAISPTKNMLASSTVNKKSANITISGVYDNYNSIEEKKILLGRYLNENDLQNRRDVIVIGEDLAEELFENSKTALGQRIFLDTGKKKTPATIIGIYEFQDSMFSGMNENYSAYMPYTTVNKVTGSSRYVNSVNINMASDVNVSAEMNKMISLLESRHKNAGEDKYRGSSAEEQLSMVNKVMNNITLLVSGIAAISLLVGGIGVMNIMLVSVTERTREIGIRKAIGARRRDILIQFILEAILLTMGGGIIGTILGLSGAYVIAGAFGIPRVISVSSILIAWAFSALIGLFFGSYPANKAAKLDPIEALRFE from the coding sequence ATGAAATTCTTAGAGGGATTCAAAATATCTCTTTCAGCTATATGGGCCCATAAAATGCGTTCATTTTTAACTATGCTGGGTATTATTATTGGTATTTCTTCGGTAATAACAGTAGTTAGTATGGGGCAAGGTAGCCGAAAATCTATTGAAGGAAACTTCGAAGACTTTGGTGTAAATAGAGTAATAATTTACCTTAACGGCCGAACAGAAGATGTAACCAATAAAGATAGGCTAACAGAAGAAGACATTAAAGCATTGCAAAAAAACTTTTCGGAAACAACTGTAGCTATATCTCCAACAAAAAATATGTTAGCAAGTTCAACAGTTAATAAGAAAAGTGCTAATATAACTATTAGTGGCGTTTATGATAATTACAACTCCATTGAAGAGAAAAAAATATTATTAGGTCGTTATTTAAATGAAAACGATTTACAAAACAGGAGAGATGTAATTGTAATAGGAGAGGACTTAGCTGAAGAACTATTTGAGAACTCTAAAACTGCTTTGGGTCAAAGAATATTTCTGGATACAGGTAAGAAAAAAACACCTGCAACTATTATAGGTATTTATGAGTTTCAGGATAGTATGTTTTCAGGAATGAATGAAAACTACTCAGCCTATATGCCATATACAACTGTTAATAAAGTAACAGGCAGCTCAAGATATGTTAATAGTGTTAACATAAACATGGCATCCGATGTTAATGTAAGTGCCGAAATGAATAAAATGATTTCACTATTAGAGAGCCGTCATAAAAATGCTGGTGAAGATAAATATCGTGGCTCCAGTGCAGAAGAGCAATTATCTATGGTAAACAAGGTAATGAATAATATTACGCTTTTAGTTAGTGGCATAGCTGCCATCTCGCTCTTAGTTGGTGGTATTGGGGTAATGAACATCATGTTAGTTTCGGTAACAGAGCGAACCCGTGAAATAGGTATAAGAAAAGCAATAGGAGCCAGGAGAAGAGATATTCTTATTCAGTTTATATTAGAAGCTATTCTGCTAACAATGGGTGGTGGAATAATAGGAACAATACTAGGTTTATCTGGAGCTTATGTTATCGCAGGAGCATTTGGCATACCGCGAGTAATATCAGTATCATCAATACTAATAGCATGGGCATTTTCGGCCTTAATTGGCCTATTCTTTGGATCATACCCTGCCAATAAAGCAGCCAAGTTAGATCCTATAGAGGCCCTGCGTTTCGAATAA
- a CDS encoding NADH peroxidase, which yields MMKYVCTVCGYIHEGDEAPEKCPICGAPREKFKLLNDEMDFADGHVVGVAKGANEEVVEGLRQNFQGECMEVGMYLAMSRQAEREGYPEVAEAFRRYAFEEAEHAAKFAELLGEVLTDSTKKNLSLRAQAEHGACAGKKELATLAKKLNLDAIHDTVHEMAKDEARHGQGFRGLLKRYFS from the coding sequence ATAATGAAATATGTATGTACAGTTTGCGGTTATATTCATGAAGGTGATGAAGCCCCAGAAAAATGTCCTATTTGCGGTGCCCCACGTGAAAAGTTTAAGCTATTAAACGATGAAATGGATTTTGCTGATGGCCACGTAGTTGGTGTTGCTAAAGGCGCTAATGAAGAGGTTGTTGAAGGTTTAAGACAAAACTTTCAAGGTGAATGTATGGAAGTAGGCATGTATTTAGCTATGAGTAGACAGGCTGAAAGAGAAGGTTATCCAGAAGTAGCTGAAGCATTTAGAAGATATGCATTTGAAGAAGCTGAGCATGCTGCAAAGTTTGCTGAATTACTTGGTGAAGTGTTAACTGACTCTACAAAGAAAAACTTGTCTCTAAGAGCTCAAGCAGAACATGGCGCTTGCGCTGGTAAAAAAGAGTTAGCCACCCTAGCTAAAAAACTTAACCTAGATGCTATTCATGACACAGTTCACGAAATGGCCAAAGATGAAGCGCGTCATGGTCAAGGTTTTAGAGGTTTACTAAAGAGATATTTTAGTTAA
- a CDS encoding C-GCAxxG-C-C family protein — MVCGANKAYNLGITREDQKMAASLGGGMAVRGTCGAMIGAVMILGRIFAIEKAHKCPHLKDIVKDYIDYFDKQLCSRECYELRAMHKNDCNMIIAETAKMLDEVITKYSN, encoded by the coding sequence ATAGTTTGCGGTGCAAATAAAGCATATAACTTAGGTATAACTCGGGAAGACCAAAAAATGGCTGCTAGTTTAGGTGGAGGAATGGCCGTACGGGGAACCTGCGGGGCTATGATAGGTGCTGTTATGATACTTGGACGAATATTTGCTATAGAAAAAGCCCATAAATGTCCCCATTTAAAAGATATAGTTAAAGACTATATAGATTATTTCGACAAACAATTATGTAGCAGAGAATGTTACGAACTCCGTGCTATGCATAAAAATGACTGTAATATGATAATTGCAGAAACAGCTAAAATGCTTGATGAAGTCATAACCAAATATAGTAATTAA
- a CDS encoding Fur family transcriptional regulator gives MTISEIKAHLTEHGVKPSLPRIKIFDYLIKYKSHPTVDEIYNALSSELVTLSKTTVYNTLDLFIKNNIAIAILIEDKETRYDADTSNHGHFKCTQCNKVYDFDYDLSNYQIEQLKGFKATEYHTYIKGICKECYKSLKH, from the coding sequence GTGACAATTAGTGAAATTAAAGCGCATTTAACTGAACATGGAGTTAAACCATCTTTACCAAGAATAAAAATATTTGATTATTTAATTAAGTATAAATCTCACCCAACAGTTGATGAGATTTATAATGCCTTGTCTTCTGAACTAGTTACGCTATCTAAAACAACTGTATACAATACACTTGATTTATTTATAAAAAATAATATAGCTATTGCAATACTTATTGAAGATAAAGAAACAAGATACGATGCCGATACCTCCAACCATGGTCATTTTAAGTGTACTCAATGTAATAAAGTTTACGACTTTGATTACGATTTATCTAACTACCAAATTGAACAGCTTAAGGGGTTTAAAGCAACAGAGTACCATACCTATATTAAAGGTATTTGTAAAGAATGTTATAAGAGTTTAAAGCACTGA
- a CDS encoding amidohydrolase produces MLAVINARINTVTNGVIEKGTLLVKDGKIAKLGADVQVPEGAKIIDAAGRTVTPGIVEAHCHAGINEKGLGAEGRDANEATSPITPWCNAKDAINMLADDFNEFREAGITTAGVLPGSANLLGGIGVAVKLKKTSIVDEAVIKETGMKSAYGENPKGAYGRKNKSPSTRMGNAAVMREALLKAQQYLRKKEAGENPKFNKSYEAMIPVMKRELPLIIHCHRADDIVTAVRVCKEFNLRYVLEHVTEGYLIVDFFVDNDIDCAVGPTMHYGSKVENKERDFRTPILFAREGVKFCFTTDHSVVSGRHLRTTAGIAVSRGMSEDLALKAITINSARHIGLQDQVGSLEVGKDADFVVWSGHPLAFTTFADLTVVEGKVVYEREVL; encoded by the coding sequence ATGTTAGCAGTAATTAATGCACGTATTAATACAGTTACTAATGGTGTTATAGAAAAAGGAACACTTTTAGTAAAAGATGGTAAAATAGCTAAACTTGGTGCTGATGTTCAAGTTCCAGAGGGTGCAAAAATAATTGATGCAGCAGGACGCACAGTTACACCAGGTATTGTAGAGGCTCATTGCCATGCAGGCATAAATGAAAAAGGTTTAGGTGCCGAAGGTAGAGATGCAAACGAAGCTACCTCACCTATTACTCCTTGGTGTAATGCTAAAGATGCTATAAATATGTTAGCAGATGATTTTAATGAGTTTCGTGAGGCTGGTATAACAACTGCAGGAGTATTACCAGGTAGTGCAAATTTATTAGGTGGTATTGGGGTAGCCGTTAAGCTAAAGAAAACTTCAATAGTAGATGAAGCAGTTATTAAAGAAACTGGCATGAAATCTGCCTATGGTGAAAATCCAAAAGGTGCTTATGGCAGAAAAAATAAATCTCCTTCAACCCGTATGGGTAATGCTGCTGTTATGCGTGAAGCTTTACTTAAAGCACAGCAATATTTACGAAAAAAAGAGGCAGGCGAAAACCCTAAGTTTAATAAATCTTATGAGGCAATGATTCCAGTTATGAAGCGAGAGCTTCCTTTAATAATACACTGTCATCGTGCTGACGATATAGTTACAGCAGTACGTGTATGTAAAGAGTTTAACCTACGTTATGTGTTAGAGCATGTTACAGAGGGTTATTTAATTGTAGATTTCTTTGTAGATAATGATATAGATTGTGCAGTTGGACCAACCATGCACTATGGCTCTAAAGTTGAGAATAAAGAACGTGATTTTAGAACTCCAATATTATTTGCTCGTGAGGGTGTAAAATTTTGTTTTACCACCGATCACAGTGTAGTATCTGGCCGTCATTTAAGAACAACAGCTGGTATTGCTGTAAGTAGAGGTATGAGTGAGGACTTAGCTTTAAAAGCAATTACTATTAACTCAGCTCGTCATATTGGTTTACAAGACCAAGTTGGTTCTTTAGAGGTTGGTAAAGACGCTGACTTTGTAGTATGGTCTGGTCATCCTTTGGCCTTTACAACATTTGCAGATTTAACCGTAGTAGAAGGTAAAGTAGTTTACGAACGGGAGGTACTATAA
- a CDS encoding TolC family protein: protein MTFKPKILIIILAIGLIILSPQLNVSSANGEISYSKMLKTFENNNTDLREKQLSLNDALRSYQQSQKDVKDASSSWSNTVDMLNKLAIEITNEMKFGTVMQRSVALTKAEVLYKQQQLSTETQKSSLYIELRNSYLNYWQSRVRADLLQNTASISEANYAKNELLYKQHKISLQDLEKAKLNLVQNQNNLNDAKRKQEQSEQALALLIGTDFAKIYEINIWESEEKLEHNFVEPYIKQALKNRLDIVLLQDQIATNKLTIDTYDKYLNYSDLSETQQKSYDQLNKDNDRLYYELQKKKIQVEKEIRNAYLDLQYSNFRIQTLINNRNDLNSDYLKLKEQFKQGKATENQVLEAQLNYNDAHITYLKAIYDYNTQVYKFNCISNAGLNINIAQTAQISTSQGRGH, encoded by the coding sequence ATGACATTTAAGCCTAAAATACTCATCATAATCTTAGCTATTGGCTTAATAATATTATCACCTCAGCTAAATGTTTCTAGTGCTAATGGTGAAATAAGCTATAGTAAAATGCTTAAAACATTTGAGAATAATAATACTGACTTAAGAGAAAAACAACTAAGTCTTAATGATGCATTAAGATCATATCAACAATCTCAAAAAGATGTAAAAGATGCAAGTTCTTCGTGGAGCAATACCGTAGATATGCTAAATAAACTGGCTATAGAGATTACCAATGAAATGAAATTTGGCACAGTTATGCAAAGAAGTGTTGCTTTAACAAAAGCTGAGGTTTTGTATAAACAGCAACAGCTATCCACAGAAACACAAAAAAGTAGCCTATATATAGAGCTAAGAAATAGCTATTTAAACTATTGGCAGAGCAGAGTTAGGGCTGATTTATTACAAAATACAGCCAGTATTAGTGAGGCAAATTATGCCAAGAACGAGCTACTTTATAAACAACATAAAATTAGTTTACAGGACTTAGAAAAAGCAAAGCTTAACTTAGTACAAAATCAAAACAATTTAAATGATGCTAAAAGAAAACAAGAGCAAAGTGAACAAGCGCTTGCTTTGCTTATTGGTACTGACTTTGCAAAAATATATGAAATAAATATATGGGAGAGTGAAGAAAAGCTAGAACATAATTTCGTAGAGCCATATATCAAACAGGCTTTAAAAAATAGGTTAGATATAGTGTTATTACAAGACCAAATTGCCACTAATAAGTTAACTATAGATACCTATGATAAATACCTTAATTACAGTGATTTAAGTGAAACTCAACAAAAAAGCTATGATCAATTAAATAAAGATAATGATCGTTTATATTACGAACTTCAAAAAAAGAAAATACAGGTCGAAAAAGAAATACGAAATGCTTATTTAGACTTACAATATAGTAATTTTAGAATTCAAACGCTTATTAATAACCGTAACGATTTAAACAGTGACTACTTAAAGCTAAAAGAACAGTTTAAACAGGGTAAAGCAACAGAAAATCAGGTTTTAGAGGCTCAATTAAATTATAACGATGCTCATATAACATACTTAAAAGCTATTTATGATTATAATACTCAAGTTTACAAATTTAATTGTATTAGTAATGCTGGTTTAAACATTAATATTGCTCAAACAGCTCAAATAAGTACATCACAAGGAAGGGGTCACTAA
- a CDS encoding efflux RND transporter periplasmic adaptor subunit — MKKLTKKTIIIIVVVAIIAVIGVSSIYKSKSAKANTNNQQAQALSTVPVTIRDLQSTIYASGAIKPKKSATILAETSGVVAQILVKAGDSVVKGQEIAYLEVADLKEQIKQKEISYKIDKNNYQQAKQNAEDNLKDSKDTYEEKKALYAVDSISKNELDNAKEQYDDAKAELDINVDDNTPTTLEIKYLQYQQSESNLNNLYKDLAAATIKSPMTGVVTNVKIAETSYVNNKSPLFEVAVLDELEITTTVGEYDVNKLQVGMPVIISGDAFNNQYTGEVSNIAAAATKSGNETVVDILIDIKDETQELKPNFTANADIVVSSVEAALTVPIDTVIKGAKGENMVRLKDGEEFKLIKVETGVESDLYIQIISDEIKEGDLVVSGAGAATNKQAGFMLGGGKRSGGR; from the coding sequence ATGAAAAAACTAACTAAGAAAACTATTATTATAATTGTTGTTGTAGCAATAATAGCGGTTATTGGGGTAAGCAGTATTTACAAAAGTAAATCAGCAAAAGCCAACACAAATAATCAGCAAGCGCAAGCGCTAAGTACAGTACCAGTAACTATTAGAGACCTGCAAAGTACTATTTACGCTAGTGGAGCCATAAAGCCCAAAAAATCTGCCACAATTTTAGCAGAAACCAGTGGTGTAGTAGCTCAAATCCTTGTAAAGGCTGGTGACTCTGTTGTTAAAGGTCAAGAAATAGCCTATTTAGAAGTAGCAGACCTTAAAGAGCAAATTAAGCAAAAAGAAATTAGCTATAAAATTGATAAAAATAACTACCAACAAGCTAAACAAAACGCCGAAGACAACCTTAAAGACAGTAAAGATACCTACGAAGAAAAAAAGGCTTTGTATGCAGTTGATTCTATTAGTAAGAATGAGTTAGATAATGCCAAAGAGCAGTATGACGATGCTAAGGCAGAGTTAGATATAAATGTAGATGATAATACGCCAACTACGCTAGAGATTAAATACCTACAGTATCAGCAAAGTGAATCCAACTTAAATAATCTCTATAAAGATTTAGCTGCTGCAACCATAAAAAGTCCAATGACAGGTGTAGTAACAAACGTTAAAATAGCTGAAACAAGCTATGTAAATAATAAAAGTCCATTATTTGAAGTAGCCGTTTTAGACGAGTTAGAGATAACCACTACAGTGGGTGAGTATGATGTAAACAAACTACAGGTGGGTATGCCCGTAATAATTTCTGGAGATGCCTTTAATAATCAGTATACAGGTGAGGTAAGTAATATTGCGGCTGCTGCTACTAAATCTGGAAATGAAACAGTAGTAGATATACTTATAGATATAAAAGATGAAACCCAGGAGCTTAAGCCAAACTTTACAGCCAATGCTGACATAGTGGTATCTTCTGTAGAGGCAGCTTTAACTGTTCCAATAGATACAGTAATTAAGGGTGCCAAAGGTGAAAATATGGTAAGGCTTAAAGATGGTGAGGAGTTTAAACTAATAAAGGTAGAAACAGGAGTTGAAAGTGACCTATATATACAAATAATTAGTGATGAAATAAAAGAAGGTGACCTAGTTGTTTCTGGTGCAGGGGCAGCAACAAACAAGCAGGCAGGGTTTATGCTAGGTGGCGGAAAAAGGTCAGGTGGGAGGTAG
- a CDS encoding rubredoxin: MKKHVCGPCFYVYEPEMTDVDGNPMSFENLPEDWVCPVCGAGKEAFEEQEE, encoded by the coding sequence ATGAAAAAACATGTATGTGGACCTTGCTTTTATGTGTATGAGCCTGAAATGACAGATGTAGACGGTAACCCCATGTCTTTTGAAAATTTACCTGAGGATTGGGTTTGCCCAGTTTGTGGTGCAGGTAAAGAAGCCTTTGAAGAGCAAGAAGAGTAG
- a CDS encoding M20 family metallopeptidase, with amino-acid sequence MVNKAVKFIEEHKTCYIDVSDKIWQYAEVGLQEHKSSKLLAEVLTKHGFKVESAVAGMPTAFTATWGNGKPKIGFLAEYDALPHLSQKAQTTKQPLINDAPGHGCGHNLYGAAVLGAVLGLQAEMKADNLKGTIVFYGCPAEETLVGKVFMAREGLFNDLDLAITWHPSQMNTTWAGSCNAMNSVKFNFHGKTAHAAGDPHNGRSALDAVELMNVGVNYLREHVIPDARIHYVITNGGGEPNVVPDKAQVWYYVRAPRRDYVDEIFERVVDVAKGAAIMTGTTMDYNILAAAYNYLPNDTIGDVMLESLKEIGAPKWSETEINFAKELTQTFEPMKVKSLRVNNLYEKYKSTYLHDEVIDPLDKGKCGAGSTDVSDVSWITATGQITTACLALGTPGHSWQVVSCSGMSIGHKGLIYAAKAMALTASKLLHDQELVKKAQAEFKAKTKDNPYKCPLPANAVPPLDLLPKH; translated from the coding sequence ATGGTAAACAAAGCTGTTAAGTTTATTGAAGAGCACAAGACTTGTTATATTGATGTGAGTGATAAAATATGGCAATATGCTGAGGTTGGTTTACAGGAGCACAAGTCATCGAAACTGTTAGCAGAGGTACTAACAAAACATGGCTTTAAGGTAGAGAGTGCAGTGGCAGGAATGCCGACTGCTTTTACTGCCACATGGGGTAACGGTAAGCCTAAAATAGGATTTTTAGCTGAGTATGATGCCTTACCACATTTAAGCCAAAAAGCTCAAACAACTAAACAACCTCTAATTAATGATGCTCCAGGTCATGGCTGTGGACATAACTTATATGGCGCTGCTGTTTTAGGTGCTGTTTTAGGTTTGCAAGCAGAAATGAAAGCAGATAATCTTAAAGGTACAATAGTATTTTATGGCTGCCCTGCTGAAGAAACCCTAGTTGGCAAAGTATTTATGGCACGCGAGGGTTTATTTAATGACCTTGATTTAGCTATAACTTGGCACCCAAGTCAAATGAACACAACTTGGGCAGGTAGCTGTAATGCCATGAACTCTGTTAAATTTAACTTTCATGGAAAAACAGCTCATGCTGCAGGAGATCCCCACAATGGTAGATCAGCCTTAGATGCAGTTGAGTTAATGAATGTAGGTGTAAACTACTTAAGAGAGCATGTAATACCCGATGCTCGTATACATTACGTAATAACCAATGGGGGTGGTGAGCCAAATGTTGTGCCTGATAAAGCACAGGTATGGTATTATGTTAGAGCACCACGCCGAGACTATGTAGACGAAATATTTGAGAGAGTAGTAGATGTAGCTAAAGGTGCAGCTATAATGACAGGAACAACCATGGATTACAATATTCTTGCAGCAGCTTATAACTACTTACCCAATGATACTATAGGTGATGTAATGCTCGAGAGCCTTAAAGAAATAGGGGCTCCCAAATGGAGTGAAACAGAAATTAATTTTGCTAAAGAATTGACACAAACATTTGAGCCTATGAAAGTTAAGTCATTACGTGTTAATAACTTATATGAAAAATACAAAAGTACTTATCTTCATGATGAGGTAATAGATCCTTTAGATAAAGGTAAATGTGGTGCTGGCTCTACAGATGTATCTGACGTAAGTTGGATCACAGCAACAGGTCAAATAACAACAGCTTGTTTAGCATTGGGTACCCCAGGACACTCGTGGCAAGTTGTGTCTTGCTCAGGCATGAGCATAGGTCATAAAGGGCTAATATATGCCGCTAAAGCAATGGCACTAACTGCAAGTAAGTTATTACATGACCAAGAGCTTGTAAAAAAGGCACAGGCAGAATTTAAGGCTAAAACAAAAGACAACCCTTATAAATGTCCACTACCAGCTAACGCTGTGCCACCACTTGATTTATTGCCTAAACATTAA
- a CDS encoding ABC transporter ATP-binding protein, translated as MLKLQEIDKIYGQGDIQVNALKKVSFNVDQGEFVAIMGQSGSGKSTLMNIIGCLDRPTNGIYEIDEANVANLKEDDLAQIRNKKIGFVFQSFNLLPRVTALQNVELPLVYSHVPQAERRKRAMSALSRVGLAERTHHRPNELSGGQKQRVAIARALVSNPTVILADEPTGNLDTATTKEIMNLFCELNDEGVTIIIVTHEDDVAEYTKRVVTLRDGEIISNKQINEAERRWAK; from the coding sequence ATGCTTAAACTACAAGAGATAGACAAAATATATGGGCAGGGAGATATTCAAGTTAACGCCTTAAAAAAGGTTAGCTTTAATGTTGATCAAGGTGAGTTTGTGGCGATAATGGGGCAATCTGGTTCAGGCAAATCTACCTTAATGAACATTATTGGTTGTTTAGATAGACCTACAAATGGCATATATGAAATTGATGAAGCAAATGTTGCCAACCTAAAAGAGGATGATTTAGCCCAAATAAGAAATAAAAAAATAGGCTTTGTATTTCAATCTTTCAACCTTTTGCCACGGGTAACTGCTTTACAGAATGTAGAGCTTCCTTTGGTTTATTCCCACGTACCTCAAGCAGAGCGTAGAAAACGGGCAATGTCAGCTTTATCAAGGGTGGGTTTAGCAGAGCGTACCCATCATAGACCTAATGAATTATCGGGTGGTCAAAAACAGCGTGTTGCTATAGCTCGGGCTTTAGTAAGCAACCCAACAGTAATCTTAGCAGATGAGCCAACAGGTAACCTCGATACTGCTACAACCAAAGAAATAATGAACCTGTTTTGTGAGCTAAATGACGAGGGTGTTACCATAATTATTGTAACCCATGAAGATGATGTAGCAGAGTACACTAAAAGAGTGGTAACTTTGCGTGATGGAGAGATTATCTCTAATAAACAAATTAATGAAGCTGAGCGGAGGTGGGCAAAATGA
- a CDS encoding CPBP family intramembrane glutamic endopeptidase, with translation MQWSSINFNIFNLFMGLLIGSATGIITSHFGKFIKSKGEDRSLKGILILWKRSPLKTVLLVAIIAPVAEEVLFRFIGISLLNHVLPGLLPLLITSILFGLAHNQYPVNIITGIIGLILAFTYLSYGLVASIMAHSVHNIISVTYLVKKAERLLGRKLSIALHEMSINEVMQELDI, from the coding sequence ATGCAGTGGAGTAGTATTAACTTTAATATATTTAATTTGTTTATGGGTTTATTAATTGGTAGTGCAACAGGAATCATTACCTCTCACTTTGGTAAATTTATTAAATCAAAAGGAGAAGATAGGTCCCTAAAAGGTATACTAATATTATGGAAAAGATCACCCTTAAAAACAGTATTGTTAGTAGCCATTATAGCACCAGTAGCAGAAGAAGTATTGTTTAGATTTATAGGTATTAGTTTACTAAATCACGTTTTACCAGGCTTATTACCCCTACTAATTACCTCAATCTTGTTTGGCTTAGCCCATAATCAGTATCCAGTTAATATTATTACAGGAATTATTGGACTCATTTTAGCATTTACCTATTTGTCTTATGGTTTAGTAGCTTCAATAATGGCTCATAGTGTGCATAATATAATATCTGTTACTTATTTAGTTAAAAAGGCCGAAAGATTATTAGGGAGAAAATTAAGTATAGCTTTACATGAAATGAGCATTAACGAAGTAATGCAAGAGCTAGATATTTAA